Proteins from a genomic interval of Paenibacillus sp. FSL R5-0623:
- a CDS encoding ABC transporter permease has protein sequence METSQRYTPLRLYRRRRKEHFKEQMKNLRLVVDWTVWVYLLVPGVLYLIGWYTSLWTKPLPAWATGLPLPVLTGLIDVVMLTGGVLIFVEEADVLFLKSRPLWIRTLMRHGLYRSCLQHLGKMILITALTAPLWSRVYEMSNLQIALMAVWFGAVASFQAITLHMTKVRHTGWRRWIQMIPLVIGIGYMTIHAKSWMYGQTWKISFGIVIIMLLLITVGQMRLLMKGTFEGDVREDLRSRLQLTALMLSRAVSKPKAPRTRSIIFRKPRKLLRNRSIANRTAEIAFKAFFRNSATMKLYLQLGGLSIAAVALPPFPVNVIVCALLIIMLTVMFYRSWDVFATSDYVQLITYDSEALHLAGSMMVRMLFVPIGILMGFTLGLAWLGWMVGILTAVGAVAFGLCVLSIAGWVRLTRA, from the coding sequence ATGGAGACTTCCCAGCGTTATACCCCACTTCGTTTATACAGACGAAGACGCAAAGAACATTTCAAGGAACAGATGAAAAATCTCAGACTCGTCGTGGATTGGACAGTGTGGGTATACCTGCTTGTTCCCGGTGTGCTCTATCTGATTGGATGGTACACGAGTCTGTGGACCAAACCGCTGCCTGCATGGGCCACAGGATTACCGCTCCCCGTACTGACTGGGCTGATCGACGTGGTTATGCTTACCGGTGGTGTGTTGATATTTGTGGAGGAAGCGGATGTATTGTTTCTGAAATCAAGGCCGTTATGGATACGAACGTTAATGAGGCATGGGCTCTACCGATCCTGTCTGCAACATCTGGGCAAAATGATCCTGATTACAGCGCTGACCGCACCCCTGTGGTCCCGTGTCTATGAGATGTCGAATCTCCAGATTGCACTTATGGCTGTCTGGTTTGGTGCAGTAGCTTCATTCCAAGCCATAACACTACATATGACGAAGGTTCGACATACAGGATGGCGGCGCTGGATTCAGATGATCCCTCTCGTCATTGGCATAGGTTACATGACCATTCATGCGAAATCATGGATGTATGGACAGACGTGGAAAATCAGCTTTGGAATCGTAATTATCATGCTTCTTCTAATTACAGTTGGACAGATGAGGCTATTGATGAAGGGAACGTTTGAAGGTGATGTGCGGGAGGATCTGCGGAGCAGGCTGCAGCTTACAGCTCTAATGTTAAGCCGGGCGGTGAGCAAGCCGAAAGCCCCACGAACACGGTCCATCATCTTCCGCAAACCGCGTAAACTGTTACGCAATCGTTCCATTGCGAATCGGACAGCGGAGATTGCATTCAAGGCATTTTTCAGGAACTCGGCCACGATGAAATTATATCTGCAGCTTGGCGGACTATCCATCGCAGCAGTTGCATTACCACCTTTTCCGGTCAATGTCATTGTGTGTGCGTTATTAATCATCATGTTGACGGTGATGTTTTATCGTTCCTGGGATGTTTTTGCCACGTCCGACTATGTTCAGCTTATAACATATGACTCGGAGGCGCTGCATCTTGCAGGTTCAATGATGGTTCGGATGTTGTTTGTCCCGATTGGTATTCTTATGGGATTCACGCTGGGATTGGCCTGGCTCGGCTGGATGGTCGGTATTCTGACAGCTGTAGGTGCGGTGGCCTTTGGACTCTGTGTGTTATCTATTGCCGGATGGGTTCGGCTGACCAGGGCCTAA
- a CDS encoding NAD(P)/FAD-dependent oxidoreductase yields MYDVIVIGGGSAGLMACVAAAEHGASVLLLDKGDQLGRKLGISGGGRCNVTNAKETDELIRHIPGNGRFLYSSFQNLDNQGIMRFFENLGIALKEEDNGRMFPVTDKAKTVVDALVGKIVSLGVEIRTKEPVKEIIQNGQQVQGVKLISGKTILGRSVIIATGGKSVPQTGSTGDGYPWAEAAGHTITELYPTEVPIVSGESWIQSKELQGLSLRDIALSVVDAKGKTVISHRGDMIFTHFGVSGPVALRCSQFIRKVQMKSGNPQVIMSIDLFPELSLGALEAQVQQVLEQESRKAVKNILKTWVPERMIPLMMKRAEISDDLTFHHFPKGMLSTLCGLMKAFTFRADGTRSLKEAFVTGGGIHLKEIYPKTMESKLLPGLFFCGEVLDIHGYTGGYNITAAFSTGYTAGMHAAEYKHAKL; encoded by the coding sequence ATGTATGATGTCATTGTAATTGGTGGCGGATCTGCGGGTCTGATGGCTTGCGTAGCTGCTGCCGAGCATGGAGCCTCCGTGCTTCTGCTGGATAAAGGAGATCAACTGGGTCGTAAACTTGGCATCTCTGGCGGAGGTCGATGCAATGTAACCAATGCCAAGGAAACGGATGAACTCATCCGACATATTCCGGGTAATGGACGCTTTTTATATAGTTCGTTTCAGAATCTGGACAACCAGGGAATCATGCGTTTCTTCGAAAATCTCGGAATTGCCCTGAAAGAAGAAGACAACGGCAGAATGTTCCCTGTAACCGATAAAGCGAAAACAGTCGTGGATGCGCTGGTAGGAAAGATTGTTTCCCTCGGCGTTGAGATTCGCACCAAAGAACCGGTCAAGGAAATTATTCAGAACGGTCAGCAGGTACAGGGTGTTAAATTGATATCCGGTAAAACCATTCTTGGGCGCTCTGTCATCATCGCTACCGGCGGCAAATCCGTACCCCAAACCGGATCAACCGGAGACGGTTATCCTTGGGCTGAGGCTGCGGGTCACACCATTACAGAGTTATATCCAACCGAAGTGCCCATTGTGTCTGGGGAGAGTTGGATTCAATCCAAAGAACTGCAAGGTTTGTCTTTGAGGGATATCGCTCTATCCGTAGTGGATGCCAAAGGAAAAACGGTCATCTCCCATCGCGGGGATATGATCTTCACGCATTTTGGAGTATCCGGACCCGTCGCACTGCGTTGCAGCCAATTTATCCGCAAGGTTCAGATGAAGTCTGGAAACCCACAGGTCATTATGAGCATTGATCTGTTCCCGGAGCTGTCCTTGGGTGCATTGGAAGCACAGGTGCAACAGGTATTGGAACAAGAGTCCCGCAAGGCTGTCAAAAACATTTTAAAAACATGGGTTCCTGAGCGCATGATTCCCTTAATGATGAAACGGGCAGAGATCAGCGATGACCTTACGTTCCACCATTTTCCCAAAGGTATGTTAAGCACCTTGTGCGGGCTAATGAAAGCTTTTACCTTCCGAGCAGACGGAACGAGATCGCTCAAAGAAGCCTTTGTTACTGGGGGAGGAATCCACTTAAAGGAGATATACCCAAAAACAATGGAATCCAAGCTGCTGCCTGGACTATTCTTCTGCGGTGAAGTTTTGGATATTCACGGCTACACCGGAGGGTATAATATCACCGCTGCTTTCTCCACGGGATATACGGCTGGCATGCATGCGGCTGAATATAAACACGCTAAACTATAA